A genome region from Thermococcus sp. includes the following:
- a CDS encoding phospholipase, with amino-acid sequence MKKVIATIMVVVFVLFSSTYAIAWPTNGPSLNDKMNVHQRLTYMAIKAVYQDDPKLGEILVKYQNQLLYGAYDEDWRGGSITIGGKTYTLESQYHFIDPMDHAGLFITDIATGHDVSAADKAQELYEKAVQLWKEGNYSGAMLYLGRTVHILEDASMIIAHNTPHLFEVLEEFKYAEDAHDFVENNVSPTVADDMLNGRVPLNLTPIKWWQIPEEKKKFIQGEDIYLGPHENGHMSLSNGVAWAYVDLAAHNSWRYMAYATGKDINLWGPLGHLGPYFWTKELKKGDWSVLKLQFLGASSITLVFFDIDMQNFYGKTLGYVEIYDKNHNLIAKYSQDPNLIGPTEVTVPGDTVYIYTHVDKDDWLDDTVDGWSIRNIVIHANFNPNSPSNFKTLDGRTYTKVQWAVYQTMQYDIQLVAGLMEKFFEDVGVTS; translated from the coding sequence ATGAAAAAAGTAATTGCTACAATCATGGTAGTTGTTTTTGTTCTTTTTTCAAGCACCTACGCAATAGCATGGCCGACCAACGGACCCAGTCTAAATGACAAAATGAACGTCCACCAGAGGCTTACCTACATGGCAATAAAGGCCGTCTATCAGGACGACCCCAAACTCGGTGAAATCCTGGTGAAATACCAGAACCAGCTTCTCTACGGTGCCTATGACGAGGACTGGAGAGGCGGGAGCATAACAATCGGGGGCAAGACGTACACCCTTGAGAGCCAGTATCATTTTATAGACCCAATGGACCATGCAGGGCTATTCATCACAGATATAGCGACTGGACACGATGTTTCCGCCGCGGACAAGGCTCAAGAGCTCTATGAGAAGGCAGTGCAACTCTGGAAAGAAGGCAACTACAGTGGGGCCATGCTATACCTTGGCAGGACTGTGCACATACTTGAGGATGCATCGATGATTATAGCCCATAACACTCCCCACCTGTTTGAGGTCCTCGAAGAGTTCAAATACGCCGAGGACGCCCATGATTTCGTTGAAAACAACGTCTCCCCTACGGTTGCCGACGACATGCTAAACGGAAGAGTCCCCCTTAACCTGACCCCCATAAAGTGGTGGCAGATTCCCGAGGAGAAAAAGAAGTTCATTCAGGGGGAGGACATATACCTCGGGCCTCACGAAAACGGCCACATGAGCCTGTCCAATGGCGTCGCTTGGGCCTACGTGGACCTCGCCGCCCACAACTCATGGCGCTATATGGCCTATGCCACAGGAAAAGACATAAACCTCTGGGGGCCCCTTGGTCATTTAGGCCCCTACTTCTGGACGAAGGAGCTCAAAAAGGGCGACTGGAGTGTTCTTAAGCTCCAGTTCCTTGGAGCCAGCTCTATAACCCTTGTCTTCTTCGACATTGACATGCAGAACTTCTACGGAAAAACTCTCGGCTACGTCGAAATCTACGATAAGAACCACAACCTCATAGCCAAGTACTCCCAAGACCCGAACCTTATAGGGCCCACTGAAGTTACCGTTCCAGGGGACACCGTTTACATCTACACCCACGTTGACAAGGATGACTGGCTGGACGACACGGTTGACGGCTGGTCCATCAGAAACATAGTTATTCACGCAAACTTCAACCCCAACTCCCCCAGTAACTTCAAAACCCTGGATGGCAGGACGTATACCAAAGTCCAGTGGGCGGTATATCAGACGATGCAGTATGACATCCAGCTCGTCGCGGGGCTTATGGAGAAGTTCTTTGAGGATGTAGGCGTTACCAGCTGA
- a CDS encoding DUF1667 domain-containing protein, translating to MIYRFTCIVCPLGCSIEVEVEDGKIKDVRGCTCPRGEEWAIQEVINPRRVVMSVIPVEGGALPTVSVKTAEPVQKEKIPELMKFLANLRLKAPVKIGDVVAEWEGIKIVATRGA from the coding sequence ATGATTTACCGCTTTACCTGTATAGTCTGCCCACTTGGCTGTTCCATTGAGGTTGAAGTTGAGGACGGGAAGATTAAGGATGTCAGGGGTTGTACATGTCCCAGAGGAGAGGAATGGGCAATACAGGAAGTTATAAACCCCAGGCGAGTAGTGATGAGCGTTATTCCTGTTGAAGGTGGTGCTCTTCCAACGGTGAGCGTCAAAACTGCCGAACCAGTCCAGAAAGAAAAGATACCCGAGCTTATGAAATTCCTGGCAAACCTAAGATTAAAAGCCCCCGTAAAAATTGGGGACGTCGTTGCCGAGTGGGAAGGGATAAAAATAGTTGCAACAAGAGGGGCTTAG
- the gcvPA gene encoding aminomethyl-transferring glycine dehydrogenase subunit GcvPA: protein MGKHYLPNLAQRDEMLREIGFGSIDELFSDVPEGMVREFGLPEGKSEYEVFLELNETLNKNKTVLEMPSFLGAGTYFHYIPAHVKYIIERSEFLTSYTPYQAEISQGMLQALFEYQSMMAELYGLPVVNSSMYDWGTAIAEAALMTVRLHKGKRKRFVIPKALSPEKRTVIETYTRGANLEVIEVPWNDEGKLDMEKLKEAVENSAGVYVEMTNFFGLVEENVREIGEIAHEAGAYFVVGADPTMLGVFEAPGELGADIAVGEAAYLGNPMNFGGPRAGIFAVRNDKKLIRQMPGRIIGMTKDAEGRRAFVMTLQTREQHIRRAKATSNICSNEALVAIASAIHLASLGPKGLKELGETILKNTAYLMKRLSEIAEVPFEGLYFKDVPVRFERPYRDIHEALLARGIHGGYYLGKHFPELGETALFSATETTRKEWVEALIKALREVA from the coding sequence ATGGGAAAGCATTACCTTCCAAACCTCGCCCAGAGGGATGAGATGCTGAGGGAAATCGGGTTCGGTTCTATTGATGAGCTCTTCTCCGACGTTCCTGAGGGCATGGTTAGGGAGTTTGGCCTCCCCGAGGGAAAGAGCGAGTACGAGGTCTTCCTAGAGCTCAACGAAACCCTAAACAAGAACAAAACCGTTCTTGAAATGCCCAGCTTCCTCGGTGCGGGAACATACTTCCATTATATTCCCGCTCACGTCAAATACATAATCGAGAGGAGCGAGTTCTTGACGTCATACACACCCTACCAAGCGGAGATAAGTCAGGGCATGCTTCAAGCCCTTTTCGAGTACCAGAGCATGATGGCTGAACTCTACGGTCTTCCCGTTGTCAACTCCTCGATGTACGACTGGGGAACGGCAATAGCCGAAGCGGCCCTGATGACCGTGAGACTTCATAAGGGTAAGAGAAAGCGCTTCGTAATCCCGAAGGCACTCAGCCCAGAGAAGAGAACTGTTATAGAGACTTACACCAGGGGTGCAAACCTAGAGGTAATCGAGGTCCCCTGGAACGATGAGGGCAAGCTTGACATGGAAAAGCTCAAGGAGGCAGTTGAGAACTCGGCCGGTGTTTACGTCGAAATGACCAACTTCTTTGGACTGGTCGAAGAGAACGTGAGGGAAATAGGAGAGATTGCCCACGAAGCAGGAGCTTACTTTGTGGTAGGGGCAGACCCCACGATGCTCGGAGTTTTTGAAGCTCCTGGAGAACTCGGAGCGGATATAGCCGTCGGCGAGGCCGCTTACCTCGGTAACCCCATGAACTTCGGCGGGCCGAGGGCAGGCATCTTTGCCGTCAGAAACGACAAAAAGCTCATCCGCCAGATGCCAGGAAGGATAATCGGAATGACGAAAGATGCCGAGGGAAGGAGGGCCTTCGTCATGACATTACAGACGAGGGAACAGCACATAAGAAGGGCCAAGGCCACCTCGAACATCTGCTCCAACGAGGCTCTCGTTGCCATCGCTTCGGCCATACATCTCGCGAGCCTTGGGCCAAAAGGCTTGAAGGAGCTCGGCGAGACAATCCTTAAGAACACGGCCTACCTCATGAAACGCCTTTCCGAAATTGCCGAGGTTCCATTCGAGGGACTCTACTTCAAGGATGTTCCTGTTCGCTTCGAAAGGCCCTACAGGGATATACACGAGGCCCTTCTCGCGAGGGGAATCCACGGTGGTTACTACCTCGGAAAGCACTTCCCGGAGCTCGGAGAGACGGCGCTATTCTCAGCAACTGAAACGACGAGGAAAGAATGGGTTGAAGCTTTAATCAAGGCCCTCAGGGAGGTGGCCTGA
- a CDS encoding NAD(P)/FAD-dependent oxidoreductase codes for MKTKVAIIGAGISGASIARVLSRFENLEIHLIEKAPDVGWGVSKANTALIHGGYDDDPEKYPTRARLCIKGNRLWHQWVKELEIPHVWNGALIVATKEEDFDELERLLERGRKNGVPEMRIVDKEELFHLEPGLTPKAIGALWVPIVGQIAPIPAVIAIVENAVANGVKTHLETEVRGIKVENGEVKGIETNNGFIEADIVINATGLYADEIARMAGIDYFEIHPRKGEYWIFDDDVPGPRRVLFPTPTPISKGIVVTTEISGHLMIGPNAQDLPPEEKENFATTEEGLEQVWEGAKKLWPRLPPRSKVIRTFAGLRPEPTGGDFIIKAEEEVWGFINVAGIRSPGLTSAPAIAYEVVQIIESDLGIELKEKSKWNPYRKEISHFFMMTPEQVNEAVKRNPAYGKIVCRCNNVSEGDILEAIERMKFIGVKTPSVDSVKFRTKATTGTCQGSFCRPKIVQLLAKEYGVEPWKVTLKGRGSEIGIGDVKVLLRGDGA; via the coding sequence ATGAAAACGAAAGTTGCCATAATAGGCGCGGGAATAAGCGGTGCGAGCATAGCGCGCGTTCTGAGCAGGTTCGAGAACCTTGAGATTCACCTAATCGAGAAGGCACCCGACGTTGGCTGGGGTGTGAGCAAGGCCAACACCGCCTTAATTCACGGCGGTTACGACGACGACCCGGAAAAGTATCCGACGAGGGCGAGGCTCTGCATAAAAGGCAATAGGCTCTGGCATCAGTGGGTTAAGGAACTCGAGATTCCCCACGTCTGGAACGGGGCTTTGATAGTTGCAACAAAGGAGGAAGACTTTGACGAGCTCGAGAGGCTTTTGGAGCGCGGGAGGAAAAACGGCGTCCCCGAGATGAGAATAGTTGATAAGGAAGAGCTCTTCCACCTCGAGCCGGGCCTCACACCCAAGGCTATCGGCGCTCTATGGGTTCCTATAGTCGGCCAGATAGCACCGATTCCGGCGGTTATAGCAATTGTGGAAAACGCCGTTGCCAACGGGGTAAAGACCCACCTCGAAACGGAAGTGAGGGGCATAAAGGTTGAGAACGGGGAAGTTAAGGGCATTGAAACAAACAACGGTTTCATCGAGGCTGACATCGTAATAAACGCGACGGGCCTTTATGCCGATGAGATAGCGAGAATGGCAGGAATAGACTACTTTGAGATTCACCCGAGGAAAGGGGAATACTGGATTTTCGATGACGACGTCCCTGGGCCGAGGAGGGTTCTTTTCCCTACGCCGACGCCGATAAGCAAGGGAATCGTCGTGACCACGGAGATTTCAGGTCACCTCATGATAGGACCCAACGCCCAGGATTTGCCACCAGAGGAAAAGGAAAACTTCGCCACGACAGAGGAGGGTCTCGAACAGGTCTGGGAAGGTGCCAAAAAGCTCTGGCCCCGGCTACCCCCAAGGAGCAAGGTCATCAGAACCTTTGCCGGGCTGAGACCTGAGCCAACCGGGGGAGACTTCATAATCAAAGCGGAGGAAGAGGTCTGGGGTTTTATCAATGTTGCAGGCATTCGTTCGCCCGGTTTGACAAGTGCACCGGCAATAGCCTACGAGGTGGTTCAAATAATCGAGAGCGACCTCGGAATTGAGCTGAAGGAAAAATCCAAGTGGAACCCCTACAGGAAGGAGATAAGCCACTTCTTCATGATGACACCCGAGCAGGTGAACGAAGCGGTTAAGAGAAACCCGGCCTACGGGAAGATAGTGTGTCGGTGTAACAACGTCAGCGAGGGGGACATTCTGGAGGCAATCGAGAGGATGAAGTTCATAGGCGTTAAAACGCCGAGCGTTGATTCCGTCAAGTTCAGGACGAAAGCTACCACTGGAACCTGTCAGGGAAGCTTCTGCAGGCCGAAAATAGTCCAGCTTTTAGCCAAAGAGTACGGAGTCGAGCCCTGGAAAGTAACGCTGAAGGGCAGGGGAAGCGAGATTGGAATAGGAGACGTCAAGGTCCTGCTCAGGGGGGATGGTGCATGA
- a CDS encoding FAD-dependent oxidoreductase: MFPNIPALSYDVVVIGGGPAGMAAAIKAKELGLNVLLLDENDYLGGILPQCIHPGFGLHYYREELTGPEFASRLAKNLVELGVEYRTSARVLEIRNYSDLEKFVLFTSPAGIYGVWAKAIIYTAGARERHAFEIGIVGDRVAGIYTAGEAQTLMDIYGIMPGREVVIVGSGDVGLIMARRFALEGAKVKAVVELMPYPGGLARNVMILRDFGIPLYLSHKVVEVRGRRRVEKVKVVKVDENLNETGEEFWIEADTLVVSAGLVPAVKKLKKVGVEIDPATGGPVVNDRLETSVPGIFVAGNSLLINDLVDYVAEQGELASEGAKEFIENGGIESRKWIKVNRGENVRLIVPHYLSGERDVYLYLRVAKPMENVELRIPEIDKRIKLPVAKPAEMLRIKLKAEEIRKAERLTVEVVKA; the protein is encoded by the coding sequence ATGTTCCCAAATATCCCGGCCCTTAGCTACGACGTCGTCGTCATAGGCGGTGGGCCCGCGGGAATGGCCGCGGCAATAAAGGCCAAGGAACTCGGTTTAAATGTTCTCCTACTAGATGAAAACGACTACCTCGGCGGTATTCTGCCCCAGTGCATTCACCCAGGCTTTGGACTTCACTACTACAGGGAAGAACTAACCGGACCTGAGTTCGCCTCGCGCCTCGCCAAGAATCTTGTCGAGTTGGGTGTGGAGTACCGAACCTCGGCGAGGGTTCTCGAAATCAGGAACTACTCCGACCTCGAAAAGTTCGTGCTCTTCACGTCTCCAGCCGGAATCTATGGGGTCTGGGCCAAGGCGATAATCTACACCGCTGGGGCTCGCGAAAGGCACGCCTTTGAAATTGGAATAGTTGGTGACAGGGTTGCCGGGATTTACACGGCAGGAGAAGCCCAAACGCTTATGGACATTTACGGAATAATGCCGGGCAGAGAAGTCGTTATCGTCGGTTCCGGCGACGTTGGTCTGATAATGGCCCGGCGCTTTGCCCTTGAGGGAGCGAAGGTAAAGGCCGTTGTGGAACTTATGCCGTATCCCGGCGGACTGGCGAGGAACGTCATGATTCTCAGGGACTTTGGAATTCCCCTCTACCTGAGCCATAAGGTCGTAGAAGTTCGCGGAAGGAGAAGGGTCGAGAAAGTTAAGGTCGTTAAGGTTGATGAGAACCTCAACGAGACGGGCGAAGAGTTCTGGATTGAAGCCGATACCCTAGTTGTCTCAGCGGGCCTTGTTCCTGCGGTGAAGAAGCTGAAGAAGGTTGGGGTTGAAATTGACCCAGCAACCGGTGGGCCAGTTGTCAACGACAGGCTTGAGACGAGCGTTCCCGGAATCTTCGTTGCCGGGAACTCACTCCTTATAAACGACCTCGTTGATTACGTGGCAGAGCAGGGTGAACTTGCCTCTGAGGGGGCCAAAGAGTTCATTGAAAACGGCGGAATCGAGAGCAGAAAGTGGATTAAGGTTAATAGGGGAGAAAACGTTAGGCTCATCGTTCCCCACTACCTGAGCGGAGAGAGGGACGTTTACCTCTACCTCCGCGTTGCAAAGCCAATGGAAAACGTTGAGCTCAGGATTCCAGAGATAGACAAGAGGATAAAGCTTCCTGTGGCCAAGCCCGCTGAGATGCTCAGGATAAAGCTCAAAGCCGAGGAAATCAGGAAGGCAGAGAGGCTCACCGTGGAGGTGGTGAAGGCATGA
- a CDS encoding glycerophosphodiester phosphodiesterase family protein, which produces MWDEKVIVLGHRGYMGKFPENSLLAFKKAVEAGADGVELDVWLTKDGKVVVMHDETIDRTSNMKGRQKEMTLKDLKKADIGLGERIPTLEEVFEALPESALVNVELKDKDAVGEVARIVKKNNPERALISSFDVDSLREYRKFDGETRMGLLIDREEVVPLIPKLKEELNLWSINIPMEAIPLLGLEKTLQAIKWARSLGLKVVLWTENDELFYLNDNLAKLKGLFEVVIANDVKRMIEYLKKQGLR; this is translated from the coding sequence ATGTGGGATGAGAAGGTAATAGTGCTCGGCCACAGGGGTTACATGGGCAAGTTCCCAGAGAACAGCCTTTTAGCGTTTAAAAAGGCCGTTGAAGCAGGAGCCGATGGTGTTGAGCTCGACGTCTGGCTAACAAAGGATGGAAAGGTAGTGGTAATGCACGATGAGACTATAGACAGGACAAGCAACATGAAGGGAAGGCAGAAGGAAATGACGCTTAAAGACCTCAAAAAGGCCGATATCGGCTTGGGCGAAAGGATTCCAACTCTTGAGGAGGTCTTTGAAGCCCTTCCAGAAAGCGCTCTAGTCAACGTCGAGCTCAAGGATAAGGATGCCGTTGGGGAAGTTGCTAGAATCGTCAAGAAAAACAACCCCGAGAGAGCCCTGATTTCTTCTTTCGACGTTGATTCTCTCAGGGAATACCGAAAGTTTGATGGGGAAACTAGAATGGGCCTCCTGATTGACAGGGAAGAGGTCGTCCCGCTCATCCCAAAGCTTAAGGAGGAGCTTAACCTCTGGTCAATAAACATCCCGATGGAGGCAATACCGCTTCTCGGCCTCGAAAAAACCCTTCAGGCCATAAAGTGGGCCCGCTCCCTTGGGCTAAAAGTCGTCCTGTGGACGGAAAACGACGAGCTCTTCTACCTCAACGACAACCTTGCAAAACTCAAGGGGCTTTTTGAGGTGGTCATTGCGAACGACGTGAAGAGAATGATTGAATACCTCAAGAAACAAGGGCTGAGATGA
- a CDS encoding PrsW family glutamic-type intramembrane protease → MNVLTALVFFAYAPALAILWYFYHKDRYEPEPKRYVIATFLLGATLSVGIAYIVESVLTVGGLIQPILPTTAFYVALVAGLVEEPAKALAVRFPYKAGQMDGIMDGLVYGVAAGLGFAATENFLYGLGWGVAVTLTRAFLTPFAHGTWTAIIGVGYGLKAEGKVESLSQFYALAIFLHFIWDYFAFLSVTVPAYNIMLIFLLLVNLSILRYFLILGEEEDRQRFWYYLIRRGW, encoded by the coding sequence ATGAACGTGCTGACGGCGTTGGTATTCTTTGCATACGCTCCAGCCCTCGCGATACTCTGGTATTTCTATCACAAGGACAGATACGAGCCAGAACCCAAGAGATACGTCATAGCAACGTTTCTTCTGGGTGCCACTTTATCGGTGGGCATTGCCTACATCGTCGAAAGCGTTTTGACTGTTGGAGGTCTGATACAGCCGATACTTCCGACCACAGCTTTCTATGTTGCATTGGTTGCAGGGCTTGTTGAAGAGCCGGCAAAGGCCCTTGCGGTTAGATTCCCCTACAAAGCCGGTCAGATGGATGGCATAATGGACGGCCTAGTCTACGGCGTCGCGGCGGGTCTCGGCTTCGCGGCTACCGAAAACTTCCTCTATGGCCTCGGTTGGGGCGTGGCCGTAACACTTACAAGGGCTTTCCTCACGCCCTTTGCCCATGGGACGTGGACGGCCATAATCGGTGTTGGTTATGGTCTCAAGGCTGAGGGGAAAGTTGAGTCCCTCTCTCAGTTCTACGCCCTTGCGATATTTCTCCACTTCATATGGGACTACTTCGCGTTCCTGAGTGTAACGGTTCCTGCCTATAACATAATGCTCATATTCCTGCTCCTAGTTAATCTGTCAATCCTGCGCTACTTCCTAATCCTCGGTGAGGAAGAGGACAGACAGAGGTTTTGGTATTATCTCATCAGGAGGGGTTGGTGA
- a CDS encoding HAD family hydrolase: MIIAFDFDGTLVDSYSCIEEAFLRALEKRYRWLPGKKLWAKLLTKIELQFERPSLGGHKKTHKPPFFLRTKFFETWFIERAKLTKPIDDSLELLKKLKEGGHTVISFSAEDFIEGMKVKRLKMVGLYDLFDDVIVFGREMTLDEAFRLVREKYGNETFIWVDDKPWRFIGRGDENTEFVWYYFPFTARFVEKNREKLALIPHLHVIRDLWSLFDVIENVKKRKHPEG, from the coding sequence ATGATAATAGCATTTGATTTCGACGGAACACTCGTTGACAGTTATTCTTGTATCGAGGAGGCCTTCCTTCGAGCGCTTGAAAAGCGTTATCGCTGGCTTCCCGGAAAAAAGCTCTGGGCGAAGTTGCTAACAAAAATTGAACTCCAGTTCGAGAGACCGAGCTTAGGGGGACATAAGAAGACCCATAAGCCCCCTTTTTTCCTGAGGACTAAGTTCTTCGAGACCTGGTTCATCGAGAGGGCAAAGCTGACTAAGCCGATAGACGATTCACTGGAACTGCTCAAAAAACTCAAGGAAGGGGGACACACCGTTATTTCTTTCTCGGCCGAGGACTTCATAGAGGGCATGAAGGTTAAAAGGCTCAAGATGGTAGGCCTGTACGACCTCTTCGATGATGTTATCGTCTTCGGTCGTGAAATGACACTTGACGAGGCCTTTCGGCTCGTTAGGGAAAAATACGGAAACGAGACCTTTATCTGGGTGGACGACAAGCCCTGGCGCTTCATCGGCAGGGGTGATGAGAACACCGAGTTCGTGTGGTACTACTTTCCCTTCACAGCCAGGTTCGTTGAAAAGAATCGTGAAAAACTTGCCCTAATTCCGCACCTTCACGTCATAAGGGACCTCTGGAGTCTATTCGATGTGATTGAGAATGTGAAAAAGAGAAAACATCCAGAAGGATAA
- the glpK gene encoding glycerol kinase GlpK, whose product MEKFILSLDEGTTSARAIIFDRESNILGIGQYEFPQHYPRPGWVEHDPEEIWEAQFRAIKTAIERAKIEPGQIAAIGVTNQRETTIVWDRNGKPLYNAIVWQCRRTAEMVEEIKREYGDMIRQKTGLVPDAYFSASKLKWLLDNVPGLREKAEKGEVLFGTVDTFLIYRLTGEHVTDYSNASRTMLFNIKRLDWDDELLEIFGIPRDILPEVRESSEVYGYTRRDLLGAEIPVSGDAGDQQAALFGQAGFETGMVKATYGTGSFILANTGKTVRYSNNLLTTIAWGLKGKVTYALEGSIFVTGAAVQWLRDGIKIIRHAAETEELAEKLESNEGVYFVPAFVGLGAPYWDQFARGLIIGITRGTGREHLARATLEAIAYLTRDVIEEMEKLVGIKELRVDGGATANDFLMQFQADILNRRVVRPVVKETTALGAAYLAGLAVDYWESLEEIERLWKVEKIFEPKMDEKTREKLYRGWKEAVKRAMGWAKVVGE is encoded by the coding sequence GTGGAGAAGTTCATACTCTCACTCGACGAGGGGACGACTTCGGCAAGGGCGATAATCTTCGATAGGGAAAGCAACATCCTTGGAATCGGCCAGTACGAGTTCCCCCAGCACTACCCTAGGCCCGGCTGGGTGGAACATGACCCGGAGGAAATCTGGGAAGCGCAGTTCAGAGCGATAAAGACTGCCATTGAAAGGGCCAAAATAGAACCTGGCCAGATAGCCGCTATCGGAGTTACCAACCAGCGCGAGACGACGATAGTCTGGGACAGAAACGGGAAACCACTTTACAACGCAATAGTGTGGCAGTGCAGAAGGACGGCGGAGATGGTTGAGGAAATAAAGAGGGAATACGGCGATATGATAAGGCAGAAGACCGGCCTTGTGCCCGATGCCTACTTCTCAGCCTCAAAGCTCAAGTGGCTCCTTGATAACGTGCCCGGTCTAAGGGAGAAGGCGGAGAAAGGCGAGGTCCTCTTCGGGACCGTGGATACCTTCCTCATCTACCGCCTAACCGGGGAGCATGTTACGGACTACTCGAACGCCTCCAGAACGATGCTCTTCAACATCAAGAGGTTAGACTGGGACGACGAGCTCCTTGAGATATTTGGAATTCCCAGAGACATCCTGCCCGAGGTGAGGGAGTCGAGTGAGGTCTACGGCTATACCAGGAGGGACCTCCTCGGTGCAGAGATTCCGGTAAGTGGGGACGCCGGCGACCAGCAGGCCGCTTTATTCGGTCAGGCGGGCTTTGAAACGGGAATGGTGAAGGCCACCTACGGAACCGGGAGCTTCATATTGGCAAACACGGGAAAGACCGTCCGCTACTCAAACAACCTGCTCACAACGATAGCGTGGGGGCTGAAGGGAAAGGTCACCTACGCCCTCGAGGGAAGCATATTCGTAACTGGAGCGGCAGTTCAGTGGCTCCGCGACGGAATAAAGATTATCAGACACGCCGCCGAAACCGAAGAACTCGCAGAAAAGCTGGAGAGCAACGAGGGGGTTTACTTCGTCCCGGCCTTTGTCGGCCTTGGAGCACCGTACTGGGACCAGTTTGCAAGGGGCCTCATAATAGGCATAACGCGCGGAACCGGCAGAGAACACCTCGCGAGGGCAACGCTGGAGGCGATAGCCTACCTCACACGGGACGTCATCGAGGAGATGGAAAAGTTGGTCGGAATAAAGGAGCTCCGCGTTGACGGTGGGGCAACTGCCAACGACTTCCTGATGCAGTTTCAGGCGGACATACTCAACAGGCGTGTCGTGAGGCCAGTGGTGAAGGAAACTACTGCCCTTGGAGCGGCCTATCTTGCAGGACTGGCCGTGGACTACTGGGAAAGCCTTGAGGAGATAGAGCGCCTCTGGAAGGTCGAGAAGATTTTCGAGCCAAAGATGGACGAAAAGACCCGGGAAAAGCTCTACCGCGGCTGGAAGGAAGCCGTGAAGAGGGCGATGGGCTGGGCAAAGGTCGTCGGAGAGTGA
- a CDS encoding metallophosphoesterase, whose amino-acid sequence MKPEPLPEKALKLGKNLIIADLHLGYEVAMAKEGFYLPRIFHEVVENLKGLIERERPKRLIIDGDLKHSFIPEWRERAELKAFFDKISNLVGEVVLVRGNHDVGILWLRELGVEIVDELEIYGWKLVHGHKLVEGECFIIGHEHPAIRLRDEVGAILKVPAFLFGERLIVLPAFSPWAYGNDVLREVVSPFLRFYKEDFRVVVPVEGELLDFGRLSRLREVLKRL is encoded by the coding sequence ATGAAGCCCGAGCCACTCCCGGAGAAGGCATTGAAACTGGGGAAAAACCTAATAATAGCTGACCTGCACCTCGGCTATGAAGTTGCGATGGCAAAGGAAGGTTTTTACCTTCCAAGGATATTTCACGAAGTCGTTGAAAATCTAAAAGGTCTTATAGAGCGGGAGAGGCCAAAAAGACTTATCATAGACGGCGACTTAAAACACTCCTTTATCCCCGAGTGGAGGGAGAGGGCTGAGTTGAAGGCTTTTTTTGACAAAATAAGCAATCTTGTTGGAGAGGTAGTTCTCGTCAGGGGTAACCACGACGTTGGAATTCTGTGGCTCAGGGAGCTGGGAGTGGAGATAGTTGATGAGCTCGAAATCTATGGTTGGAAGCTTGTCCATGGCCACAAACTGGTTGAGGGTGAGTGCTTTATAATTGGCCATGAGCACCCCGCTATAAGGCTCCGCGACGAAGTTGGTGCCATCCTAAAGGTTCCGGCATTTCTCTTTGGCGAAAGGCTTATCGTTCTCCCTGCTTTCAGCCCCTGGGCGTATGGAAACGATGTCCTCAGGGAGGTTGTCTCTCCCTTTCTGAGGTTTTACAAGGAGGACTTTAGAGTGGTTGTTCCCGTTGAGGGAGAACTTCTCGATTTTGGTAGGCTTTCCCGTCTCCGAGAGGTTTTAAAGAGGCTTTAG